CGTTGACGTAGATGCGGTGTGGGTCGAGCAACTGAACCTGCGCCCCCAACCGGTTGAGCTCGGTCAGGTAGATGGCCCGGTTTTCGTAGACCCAGTCGTGGATCATGGTCTGCCCGCCCGCGTTCGCTGCGATCACGGCAAAGAACGGCAGGTTATCGATGTTCAGGCCCGGGAACGGCATGGGGTGGATCTTGTCCTCGGGGGCATGCAGTTCGGACGGTTTGGTGGTGACGTCCACCAGCCGGGTCCGGCCGTTGCGGGCCATGTACTCGCCCGAGATCTCCAGTTGCTGGCCCATCTGCTCCAGCGTGGCCAGCTCGATCTCCATGAACTCGATAGGCACCCGGCGGATGGTCACCTCGGAATTGGTGACGATACCCGCGGTGATGAGGCTCATGGCCTCGATGGGGTCCTCGGACGGGAAGTACTCGATCTCGGCATTGATCATGGAACGGCCGGTGATCTTCAACGTGGTGGTGCCAACGCCGTCAATGCTTACGCCGAGCATCTGCAGGTAGAAGCACAGGTCCTGCACCATGTAGTTGGGGCTGGCGTTGCGGATCACGGTTGTCCCCTCCCGGTGCGCCGCTGCCATGATGGCGTTCTCGGTGACGGTATCACCGCGCTCACTCAGGACAAAGGAACGGTCGCGGGTATCGGCAGAAGGTGCCTGCACGATGTAGAAGCCCTGGGTTGCTTCCACACTGAGACCGAACTGGCGCAACGCCTGCATGTGCGGCTCCACTGTACGGGTACCCAAGTCACAACCGCCCGCGTACGGAAGGCGGAATTCCGAGGACTCATCCATAAGTGGCCCCAGCAGCATAATGACGCTGCGGGTGCGGCGGGCGGCTTCCACGTCCATGGCTTCAAGGTCCAGGACGTCCGGCCGGCGGAGTTGAAGGTCGGTGTCATTAAGCCAGGTGCATT
This genomic interval from Arthrobacter sp. SLBN-100 contains the following:
- a CDS encoding UDP-N-acetylglucosamine 1-carboxyvinyltransferase — protein: MTQETAEHVAAMLRDARSEKGWTQGQLASELGTSQSAIARMEQGKQNLSLKMIQRLETIFGRSIVNVGKPQMTHLRVEGGRTLSGAVDVNSSKNAGVALLCASLINRGTTILRRLARIEEVNRIVEVLTSIGVECTWLNDTDLQLRRPDVLDLEAMDVEAARRTRSVIMLLGPLMDESSEFRLPYAGGCDLGTRTVEPHMQALRQFGLSVEATQGFYIVQAPSADTRDRSFVLSERGDTVTENAIMAAAHREGTTVIRNASPNYMVQDLCFYLQMLGVSIDGVGTTTLKITGRSMINAEIEYFPSEDPIEAMSLITAGIVTNSEVTIRRVPIEFMEIELATLEQMGQQLEISGEYMARNGRTRLVDVTTKPSELHAPEDKIHPMPFPGLNIDNLPFFAVIAANAGGQTMIHDWVYENRAIYLTELNRLGAQVQLLDPHRIYVNGPTKWRAAEVGCPPALRPAACLLLAMLAARGVSELRNIYVIERGYEDLAERLNTIGAKVEYFQD